ATGTGATGAAGGCGTTTGGCGAGGATCTGAGCGGTTGCGGCCGGGACGATGAGCATGGCGAGCATCAGGGCGATGCCAACCACGCGCAGGCTGGCAATGATGGTGACGGCGATAAAGGCCAGCAGGATTAGGCGCAGTGTCTCGGCTGGGAGCCGGAGCGAACGCGCGAGATTCAGGTCGAAGCTGATGATCTGGAGTTCCTTGTAGAAGAAGAGCGTCCCGCCGAGGACCAACACGCCACAGACCGCCATAATGAGCAGGTCTTCGCCCTGAATGCCGAGGACGTTGCCGAAGAGGATGTGGACGAGGTCACGGCCATAAGCACGGGCATCATGGCTGATGATGGCGATGCCGAGGGCGTACATGGCGACAAAGACAATGCCGATGGCAGTGTCTTCCTTCAAGCGCTCACCGCGCGTGAGCCAGCCGATTCCCAGCGCCGAGATGATGCCGGCAATCAGACCGCCGAAAAACAGGTTCGCGCCCGAGGCGCCGCCGGTAGCGATGTAGCTGATGGCGACGCCAGGCAGGATGCTGTGGCTGAGGGCATCGCCGAAAAACGACATGCCGCGAATCACGACATAACAGCCGACGACACCACTGATGATGCCGACCATCACTACGGCGACCAGCGCACGCTGCATAAATTCATACTGGAGAGGCTCAAGGAAAGGCACTGCTACTCCTTAGGGAGGCGGGTATGGCGGGACTCAGTGTTCGTCCAGGGCGACGAGTATGCGCTCCCCGTCACGGAGGAAGCTGACGCGGGAGCCGTAGGCCGCCTTGAGGTTGTCTGGCGTGTAGACATCGTCGGGCCGGCCGTAGGCGATGAGTTTGCGTTTGATGAGCATCATCTTGTCGAACTGGGTGGTGGCCAGGTCCATGTCATGGGTGGCGACGAGGACGGTCACGCCATCCTGACGGAGCCGGTCGAGGGTATCGAGGATTTCCTCGGTGGCGGTGACGTCGACGCCGTTGAACGGCTCGTCGAGGAGCAGGACATCGGCGGCCTGTGTCAGGGCACGGGCGATGAATACGCGCTGTTTCTGGCCGCCGCTGAGGCGACCGATGCGGCGATTGATGTACTTGAGCATACCGACCTGGTCAAGGGCGTGCTGGACGGCCTTCCAGTCGGCGGCGGAGGGCCACCTGAACCAGCCGATCTGGCGGGCGCGTCCCATCATGACGACATCACCGACTGAGGCCGGAAAGTTCCAATCGACGGCGTTCTGCTGCGGGACGTAGCCGATCAGGTCGTGACTGTCGCTGCAGTCGCGGCCGCCCTGGGAAATCTCGCCGCTGGTGAAGGGGATGACGCCAGCGATAGCCTTGAACAGGGTGCTTTTGCCGGCGCCATTGGGGCCGACCACCGCAACGCGTTCACCCGGATAGACGTCGAAATTGATTTCGCTGACGGCGCGTTTGTCGTCGGGATAGCCGGCGGCCAGGTCGACGACGCAGAGCGATGGGAGACGTTCGTGATGGTGATGCGAAGCCACAGAACCTCCTGCAGGGATAGACGCCAGCGGCTGGACTGCATGTTGTGGGTGGAGGCGCTGCCTCCACGCCCCCGCCGGAGGGCTTACACCCTCCGGACCTCCCTCAATTTGCTTTTGAGGCCACATACAGCCTCAAAAGCAGGCTAGAGGTGCAGAGTGCAAACTTCTGCGAAAACGCATAGCTCTCTAGCGCGAGAGTGCCGCCGCGATTGTGGTGAAATTATACGTGATGTAGTCGAGATAAGTAGACGCTTCGCCGTCCTCGGCGCTGAGCGAGTCGGTATACAGGGTGAAGATCTGCGCGCCGGACTCCGAAGCTACCTGCTCGGCGACGCGAGAGGACAAGGTGCTTTCGGAGAAGATGGCGCGGATGCCGGTGGTCTGGACGAGGTCAATCAGGGCGGCGAGATCCTGGGCGGACGGTTCGGCCATCGCCGAGCCGCCAGGGAGAACGAAGCCGACCATTTCGAAGCCGTAGGCCGCAGCAAAGTAGCCGAGGGTTTCGTGATTGCTAAGGAGGGTGCGGTCTTCGGCAGGAATGGCCGTGATGAGAGGATCGAGTTCGAGGCGGAGCAGGTCGTCGATGGCGTAGAGGTATTCCTCTTCGTTGGCCGCGTAAAGATCGGCATTGGCCGGGTCGGCGGCAGAAAGAACGTCACGGATATAGAGCGTCCAGTAGTAGACACTGCGGGGATTGGACCAGACGTGCGGGTCGCAGGTGCCGTGGACTTCGTCGTCAGCTTCGGCGTCCTGAGCATGGCCGAGGCAGCCGGCCTGAAAGAGCGGACCGAGGGTCGCGGGATCGGCTGCTGCCGCGGAGGGAAAACCCATGCCGGATTTGAGGGCGTCGAGTTCGGCGATATAGACGTCATAGCCGGCGCACAAGGCGGCGAGGTCGAGGCCGAGCGGGCCGACGGACGCGGATTGAGTGACTGGAATGGCCTCTTCAGCAGCGTGCGCATCGACTTCCCCGTAAGCGCGCACCGGCACGCAAGCTGAGGCCTCAATGATCAGCGCACCGGAAGCAGAGGTCGTGATGGTCTGGAGAAGGGTTTCTTCAAACCCTGCGCCGGCAAGGATGACGATGTCGGCTTGTTCAAGAGCGGCGATGTCGCGGGCAGATGGCTCGAAGCCGTGCGGATCGGCGCCACGCGGGATAAGGCTAGAGACATCTGCGGCGTCGAGGGTGATATTTTGGACCACGTCGGCGAGGATGCTAAAGCTGGCGACAATCCTGAGGCGCACTGGCTGAGCAGCGACCGCGCCTGTTAGGATGAAAGCGGCTGCGATCAAGGCGGCAAACCGAGAGACCTTAAGCATCGTATTTTCCTGTATTGATACTGACTATCAATTACCGAGTATAAAGCGGCGAGCGCAGGGCTGTCAAGCGTCGGTCCGGTCTGCCTTGACGAACCCTAAGGCGTCCTCTACAATTGGCCGACTTGTCCCCACGGGAAAGTGTGTCGATTCTGCATGTTTAGTAACCTTAGCAAGCGCCTCCAGGACACGTTCGACCGTCTTGGCAAAGGCGGGAAGATCAGCGAGAACGACCTCAACACGGTTATGCGCGATGTGCGTATGGCGCTGTTGGAGGCGGACGTTGCGCTGCCCGTCGTCAAGGATTTCGTAAACCGCGTGCGCGAAAGCGCGGTGGGAGCCGAGGTTCATAAGGCGCTGCGCCCGGCGCAGCAAGTGGTCAAGATCGTTCATGACGAACTGGTCACGACGCTTGGAGAGCCGGGGCGACTCAACTTCTTCAGCGGCAGCAAGCCCCATGTGATCATGATGGTCGGCTTGCAAGGGTCGGGCAAGACGACGACCGCCGCGAAGCTGGCCGTCCATCTGCGGCGCGAAGGCCGTCAACCCTTCCTCGTCGCGTGCGACACGTACCGTCCGGCTGCCGTAGACCAGCTTGTTACGCTGGGCAAGCAGATAGGCGTGCCAGTCTATGAAGAAGGAACGCGGGCGACACCTGTAGAGATCGCCAAGCGGGGACTGGAAGCGGCGAGAGCGGCAAACGCGGCGGTGTGTATTATCGACACCGCGGGCCGGCTGCAGATTGACGACCAGCTGATGACCGAGCTGGAAGAGATCAAGCAGCGGACGCATCCGGCGGAAATCCTGCTGGTCGCGGACGCCATGACCGGCCAGGAAGCGGTGAACATCGCGCAGGGGTTCAACCAGCGCGTGAGCATCACCGGGCTGATCCTGACCAAGGTAGACGGCGACGCGCGTGGCGGCGCAGCGATCTCGATGCGCGCCGTGACGAACGTGCCGATCAAGTTCCTGGGCACGGGGGAGAAGATCGACGGTTTCGAGGTCTTCCACCCTGACCGGCTGGTTGACCGAATCCTGGGCATGGGCGACATGATGACGCTCATCGAAAAAGCCGAGGAAGAGTTCGACGAGGACGAAGCCGAGAAACTCGCCAAGAAGATGCTGCAGAATCAGTTTACACTGCAGGATTTTCTCGAACAATTACAGCGGATCAAGCGGATGGGGCCAATCGCCAACATCCTGGGCATGATCCCCGGCATGAGCAAACTGCAAATGGCCGGGAAGATCGATCAAACGGACATGGAGAACCGGCTGAAGCGCGTCGAAGCGATTATCAATTCGATGACGACCAAGGAACGGGCAAATCCCAAAGTCCTCAACGCAAGCCGCCGCCGCCGTATTGCTACGGGGAGCGGCGTGCAGGTGCGAGATGTAAACGAAGTGCTCAATCAGTTCCAGCAGATGCAGACACTGATGAGCCAAATGCGTAAGGGCAAGATGCCGAAGGGCATGCCCAATATGTTCGGATAACTCGCAGCTTGCCTGCTGCGTCGGTTCAATAAGGAGCAAGTGAAGCATGTTGCGAATCCGTTTCCAGCGCGTAGGGTCGAAGAATCAGCCCGCGTACCGCATTGTTGTGATCGACCAGCGCCAGCAGCGCAGCGGCGATGTCCTTGAGAACATTGGCTTCCACAATCCGCGCACCCGCCCGACCACCGACCAGGTGGACAGCGCGCGCGCACTGCACTGGCTGAGTGTCGGCGCACAGCCGACCGAGGCCGCCAAGTACGTGCTGCGCCGCGCCGGGACATGGGCGCTGTTCGAGCGCCTGCAGAAGGGCGAAGCGAAGGACGCGCTAATGGTCGAGGCTGCTGCCCTGAAGGCGGCGGACGTGAGCAGCAAGACGAGCTACCCCGCACCGGTTGGCAAGGCCCCGGCCCCGAAGGCCGACGCGGAATAGCCCGAAGTCCAGAACCTACCGCGCCATAATGCGGTGACCCGCAGGCAACGACCGGAAGGGGCGTCAAGCGCCCCAACTGTATGTGCCGATACACGGGGAACCCGCATTGTGGCGTATACGATAAGGAGAGGCCGCAGATGGAAGACGAATTGGTACAGTTCATCGCGAAGTCGCTGGTGGACAACCCCGACGACGTGAGCGTACGCCGCAAGGAAACGAGCGGGTCGGTCATCGTGCACCTGAAGGTCTCGGCGGCAGATATGGGGCGCGTGATCGGCAAGCAGGGGCGGATCGCCAACGCGATGCGGACGCTGCTGCGCGTGGTTGCCCCTGAAGACAAGCGCGTTATCCTCGAAATCGACTAACCGCGCATGGCGAACAGCCCTGCCCCAAAATATCTGCAGATCGGCGAGATTCTGCGCCCGCATGGCGTACATGGCGAGCTGCGGATGCGGGTGGTCACGAACTACCCTGAGCGCATCCCCGACCTGAAGCGCGTTTACTTAGGACGCGACCCCTTCGACCCCAAACCGCAGAAATACGAGATCGCGTCGGTGCGCTGGCATCACGAAATCGCGCTGGTGACGCTGAAAGGCGTGGACGACCGCGACGCGGCGGACCGCCTGCGCCAACTTTCGGTGCTGGTGGCGATTGCGGACGCGGTGCCGCTGGAAGCCGGAGAAGTGTATCTCTTCGAGATCATCGGCATGCGGACCGGGACGGAGACGGGCGGAGACCTGGGCGAAGTGACGGACATCCTGGAAGCCGGGCCGAACGATATTTACGTGATCAACGGCGAGAAATACGGCGAATTCACGATCCCGGACGTGCCGCAATTCATCCTGCGAATCGATAAAGCGCAACGCCAACTGGTCGTGCGACTGATGGATGGCCTGCTGCCGGACCCGAAATGAGCGAAGAACGACGATACTGGCTGGGCTTCAGCCGGGTGCCGGGGATCGGCGTACAGCGCGCCAACGACCTGCGCCGGGCTTTCGGCAGCCTGGAAGCGGCGTGGGGCGCAAACGAACGCGAACTGGCGACAGTCAGACTCCCTGAATTTGTCCTAAAGAACCTGATGGGCTTCCGGCACAAAATCAACCTGGACGGGGAGATGAGGCGGCTGGATGCGCTGGGCGTGCG
Above is a window of Candidatus Flexicrinis proximus DNA encoding:
- the rpsP gene encoding 30S ribosomal protein S16, which gives rise to MLRIRFQRVGSKNQPAYRIVVIDQRQQRSGDVLENIGFHNPRTRPTTDQVDSARALHWLSVGAQPTEAAKYVLRRAGTWALFERLQKGEAKDALMVEAAALKAADVSSKTSYPAPVGKAPAPKADAE
- a CDS encoding metal ABC transporter ATP-binding protein, with amino-acid sequence MWPQKQIEGGPEGVSPPAGAWRQRLHPQHAVQPLASIPAGGSVASHHHHERLPSLCVVDLAAGYPDDKRAVSEINFDVYPGERVAVVGPNGAGKSTLFKAIAGVIPFTSGEISQGGRDCSDSHDLIGYVPQQNAVDWNFPASVGDVVMMGRARQIGWFRWPSAADWKAVQHALDQVGMLKYINRRIGRLSGGQKQRVFIARALTQAADVLLLDEPFNGVDVTATEEILDTLDRLRQDGVTVLVATHDMDLATTQFDKMMLIKRKLIAYGRPDDVYTPDNLKAAYGSRVSFLRDGERILVALDEH
- the ffh gene encoding signal recognition particle protein — translated: MFSNLSKRLQDTFDRLGKGGKISENDLNTVMRDVRMALLEADVALPVVKDFVNRVRESAVGAEVHKALRPAQQVVKIVHDELVTTLGEPGRLNFFSGSKPHVIMMVGLQGSGKTTTAAKLAVHLRREGRQPFLVACDTYRPAAVDQLVTLGKQIGVPVYEEGTRATPVEIAKRGLEAARAANAAVCIIDTAGRLQIDDQLMTELEEIKQRTHPAEILLVADAMTGQEAVNIAQGFNQRVSITGLILTKVDGDARGGAAISMRAVTNVPIKFLGTGEKIDGFEVFHPDRLVDRILGMGDMMTLIEKAEEEFDEDEAEKLAKKMLQNQFTLQDFLEQLQRIKRMGPIANILGMIPGMSKLQMAGKIDQTDMENRLKRVEAIINSMTTKERANPKVLNASRRRRIATGSGVQVRDVNEVLNQFQQMQTLMSQMRKGKMPKGMPNMFG
- the rimM gene encoding 16S rRNA processing protein RimM, which produces MANSPAPKYLQIGEILRPHGVHGELRMRVVTNYPERIPDLKRVYLGRDPFDPKPQKYEIASVRWHHEIALVTLKGVDDRDAADRLRQLSVLVAIADAVPLEAGEVYLFEIIGMRTGTETGGDLGEVTDILEAGPNDIYVINGEKYGEFTIPDVPQFILRIDKAQRQLVVRLMDGLLPDPK
- a CDS encoding metal ABC transporter permease, which gives rise to MQRALVAVVMVGIISGVVGCYVVIRGMSFFGDALSHSILPGVAISYIATGGASGANLFFGGLIAGIISALGIGWLTRGERLKEDTAIGIVFVAMYALGIAIISHDARAYGRDLVHILFGNVLGIQGEDLLIMAVCGVLVLGGTLFFYKELQIISFDLNLARSLRLPAETLRLILLAFIAVTIIASLRVVGIALMLAMLIVPAATAQILAKRLHHMMLISAGLGALGGVVGLLLSYYLDIAAGPSIVLTMTAVFALVFTASRLYLRLRTPAR
- a CDS encoding KH domain-containing protein, which translates into the protein MEDELVQFIAKSLVDNPDDVSVRRKETSGSVIVHLKVSAADMGRVIGKQGRIANAMRTLLRVVAPEDKRVILEID
- a CDS encoding zinc ABC transporter substrate-binding protein — translated: MLKVSRFAALIAAAFILTGAVAAQPVRLRIVASFSILADVVQNITLDAADVSSLIPRGADPHGFEPSARDIAALEQADIVILAGAGFEETLLQTITTSASGALIIEASACVPVRAYGEVDAHAAEEAIPVTQSASVGPLGLDLAALCAGYDVYIAELDALKSGMGFPSAAAADPATLGPLFQAGCLGHAQDAEADDEVHGTCDPHVWSNPRSVYYWTLYIRDVLSAADPANADLYAANEEEYLYAIDDLLRLELDPLITAIPAEDRTLLSNHETLGYFAAAYGFEMVGFVLPGGSAMAEPSAQDLAALIDLVQTTGIRAIFSESTLSSRVAEQVASESGAQIFTLYTDSLSAEDGEASTYLDYITYNFTTIAAALSR